Sequence from the Herbaspirillum sp. meg3 genome:
TTCAACTTTAAAGGGACGCAGCTTTGATCGTTTACGAATACCCTTTCAACGAGCGTATTCGCACGCTGTTGCGGTTGGAGGATCTGCACGAGAAATTCGTGTTCTTCCTGCATCAGGAAAGCCCGCTGCAACATCATGTCGCCCTCTCTACTATTTTCGAGATGCTCGAAGTAGCAGGACGCGCCGACCTCAAATCCGATCTGCTGCAAGAACTGGAACGCCAGAAGCAAATCCTGCTGGCTTATCAGTCCAATCCCAACGTCGAACCCGACATGCTCAATGCGATTCTCGGTGAAGTTGATCGCGCCTGCATCGCGCTGGCGGCCTCGCAGGGACGGACTGGACAGAATATTCGTGAAAACGAGTGGCTGATGAGCATTCGCGGCCGCACCATCATCCCGGGCGGTGCCTGCGAATTTGATTTGCCGTCCTATTACGCCTGGCAACAACGCACGGCTGAGCAGCGTTTCAACGATATTTCCAACTGGTTTGCGCCGCTGGTACCGCTGTTTGACGCGGTGACCATCGTCATGCGCCTGCTGCGTGAATCGGGCCATGCGGTCAAGATCAACGCCGATGGCGGCAGTTACCAACAGATGCTGCAAGGGAAGATTTACCAGATGCTGCGCCTGGTGCTGGACGAAGAGTTGGGCGCTATTCCGGAAATTTCAGCGAATAAGTACATGCTTTGGGTACGCTTCACCTCGCAAGATGGCGATATGAAACCCAAGGCGTTTGAAGGCGAAGTGCCATTTGAACTGGCGCTTTGCGGTTTTTAAGGCTTTAGAGGTAGATGTAATGGCAACAATCGTCGACTGCCCCACATGCGGCACCAAGGTGGAATGGACTGAAAAGAACAAATTCCGTCCGTTTTGCTCGGAACGCTGCAAACAAATCGATCTCGGCGCATGGGCCGAAGAGAAATACGCGATCCCTGCCGTCAACCTGCCGCAGGAGCAGGACGAAGATAATTCGTCGGTGCAATAAGAGTAAGGCCTGAATTGAGCTGGCAGTTCGACTGCCCGGCTCCATGTCCTGCCTTATAGCGGCAGACGCAACTTATCAATCCATTCAATCAGCGGTATCGTCGCCGGCAACAACGGCTCCACATCGACGCTACCCTGCCAGGCAAATGCCTGCCCCTCCAGACTTTGCGGCTCGCCGCGCCATTCCCGGCTGATGTAAAAGTGCAAACGCACGTGCGCGTGCGGATAGACGTGCTGCACGCCGCACCAAGGCTCGGCCGAAATTACTTCAATACCAAGCTCTTCCAAAAATTCGCGCTTGAGCGCATCCAAGATCGATTCATCGGCCTCGACCTTGCCGCCCGGAAATTCCCAATAGCCCGCATAAGGCTTGCCTTCCGGACGCTGGCCCAGCAAGACATCGCCGTTGGGCTTCATCAGGATGCCGACGGCGACGTCGATGGGAGCTGCGACCGGCGCCGCCGTTATTTCGGATGCAACAGTCATCAGGCTTTCAGCTTTCCGGCGTAGTCCTTGGAGAATTGCCATGCCACGCGACCGGAGCGCGAGCTGCGTTGCAGCGCCCAACGCAAGGCATCGCCGCGTGCTTCCTCGATCTGCGCGGCATCACAGCCGAAGTGACGCAACCAGTGCGCCACGATGTCCAGATAGTCATCTTGCTTGAACGGGTAAAAAGTCACCCACAGGCCGAAACGCTCAGAGAGGGAAATCTTTTCTTCCACAGTTTCGCCTGGGTGCAGGTCGCCGTCGTCAGTGTGCGTATAGGTCGAATTGTCCGACATGCGCTCCGGCATCAGGTGGCGGCGATTGGACGTCGCATAGATCAGCACGTTGTCGGACTGCGCCGCGATACTGCCGTCCAGCGCGACTTTCAGTGCCTTGTAGCCGCTCTCGCCCTCTTCAAACGACAAGTCATCGCAGAAGATGATGAAACGCTCAGAACGCGCCGATACCAGATCGACGATGTCCGGCAGGTCGTGCAAATCGTCCTTGTCCACCTCGATCAGACGCAAACCGCGGTCGGCGTATTGATTCAGGCAAGCCTTGATCAGCGACGACTTGCCGGTCCCGCGCGCGCCGGTCAGCAGCACGTTGTTGGCAGGACGGCCGTCGACGAATTGCTTGGTATTCTGATCGATCTGCTCTTTCTGCGGCCCGATGTTATGCAGATCGGCCAGTGAAATGGCCGAGATATGCCCCACCGACTGCAGATAACCGGCACCGTTGCCGTTTCTGCGCCGCCAGCGAAACGCCACGCCCTTATCCCACTCCACAGAGGCTGCCGATTGCGGCAGGATGGATTCAATACGCTCCAGCAAAGCCTCGGCGCGCTGCAAAAACTGATCTAATTGAGTCATGACAAATTGGCAAAGTGGATAGTTACGTCACATTGTGACGGAAACCAAACCGCCATCGCGTGAATAAAATTCGTGGAAAACCAAAGCCGTTCACCTAAAAACATCTCAGGCTCTGAATTCGCTCAGGGCCGTAGCGAGCGGGTCAAGGTCGGGATAAGAAGCGCAGCCGTACTTGAGTACGGCGAGCATCGCAGTCCAGAGATTGGCCCGCGCAGTAGGCCATGAGCGAATTCAGGAGCGGTAGTCGGCATTGATGGTGACATAGTCGTGGGAGAGGTCGCAGGTCCACACCGATGCCTTGGCCGTCCCGCGCGCCAGCTTCACACGCACCACGATCTCGCTTTTCTTCATGACGCGCTGGCCGTCTTCTTCCTTGTAATCCGGATTGCGACCGCCGTTCTTGGCGACCCAGACATCATCCAGATACAAATTCAGCTTGGACACATCCAGATCGTCCACGCCGGCGTAACCGATAGCGGCCAGGATGCGGCCCAGATTTGGATCGGACGCGAAAAACGCGGTCTTGACCAATGGCGAGTGGCCGATGGAGTAGGCGATCTTGCGGCACTCTTCGACGTTCTTGCCATCTTCCACGGTGATTTCGATGAACTTGGTAGCGCCTTCGCCATCACGAATGATCTGATGCGCGAGGTTCTGCGACAGTGCATTGACGGCAACCGCCAGCTCCTTGTATTCGGCACTGTCGGCGCTGGTGATTTCCAGCTCGCCGGCGCCGGTGGCGATCAGCATGAAGGAGTCGTTGGTCGACGTATCGCCATCGATGGTGATGCAGTTGAAAGACTGATCGGCGGCGTCCTTGACCAGTTGATTGAGCAGCGCTTGCGGCACTTTGGCGTCGAAGGCCAGATAGCCCAGCATGGTCGCCATGTTCGGCTTGATCATGCCGGCGCCCTTGCTGATGCCGGTCATGACGACTTGCTTGCCGCCGATAGTCAGCGTGCGCGACGCGGCCTTGGGCTGCGTGTCGGTCGTCATGATGGACTCGGCCGCGTTGAACCAGTTGTCGGTCTTGAGATTGCTGATGGCAGCCGGCAAGCCGGCCTTGATGCGATCAATCGGCAGCGGTTCCAGAATCACACCGGTGGAAAACGGCAGGATCTGCTCCGGCTTGACGCCGAGCAAGCTTGCCAGTTCGGCACAAGTCGCATTGGCGCGGGCCAGGCCTTCTTCGCCGGTGCCGGCGTTGGCGTTGCCGGTGTTGATCACCAGCGCCCGAATCGGGGCCGCATCGCTGACCTGCGCCAGATGCGTCTTGCAAACTTGTACCGGTGCGGCGCAGAAGCGATTGAGCGTAAACACGCCGGCAACGGTAGCCGTCGGCGCCAGTTTCATGACCAGCAAGTCCTTGCGATTGGCTTTGCGCACGCCGGCTTCGGCGTAACCCAGCTCGATGCCGGCAACAGGTTTCAGATCAGCGGAAACGGGAAGAGGAGAATTGACGGCCATGGTTGTCTAGTCAGCGTTAAAGGTGAAAGGAAATGAAGGAGAGCATTATTGTAATCGGATAGCGTTACGGCATCAGATTCTTGACGACCACGAACCACGGTCGCCGCGCCAGCGGCAGCAGCCGCGCATTGGCGTCAATGGGAATCAGCGATTCCGACACCGAATTGAAGACGTTGCCGCCGATTACGCCGGCCCAGCCGCGCTCAGGATGGATTTCGTAGACAAGATCGCAATGTCCCGGCAAGCCAGGCCGGATGTCTTCGAGCGTGGCGGTGCTGTTGCTGTCACGCCGCGCGCAAATCAAGTCGCCCGGCGCAATCGGCTCGGTCGCGGCAGGATGCAAAACAAACAACGGTGCCGGCTGACTTTGGCGCGCTTTGAGGAAGCTCAGATAATTGAAATGCACATCGCTGAACAGGAAATCGTCCGGCGACACGCCTGCCGTCTGCATCAGATAAGAGATAAACGCCGCCGACCAGGCTTGCTGCGTATCGGCGCCGGTGTAGCTCTTGCCGACCGCCTGCCAATACAAGCCGATGCGCTGGACGGCTTCGCCCTCGTCTTCCAGCAAACCCAGACGCGGTGCACTCAGCACGTCGCCGCGCATGTCGATCTGCTGGCGGTCGAAAAACATCCATTCGGTTTCGGCAGCCGCCAGCAAGGCGGCGCGCGGCGGCGCATCCTGACGCAACACCAACGCGGAAGCCGGCGGCGTCGACACAGGTGTAGTGCCGCAAGCTGCCAGCGTCAGCAGCAGGGCCGTGGCGGCGAGCAGGCGTGATGATGTTCTCGGGAGGCGCATTGTTGCTTTCTTTGTCATGTTGTCATTCCGGCGAGACGACTTTCAAACCGATGATGCCAACGATAATCAGCGCCAGGCAGGCGAGCCGCGCCGGGGAGGCCGATTCATGGAACAGCACGATGCCGAGAATGACCGCACCGACGGCGCCGATGCCGGTCCAGATGGCGTAAGCAGTGCTGAGCGGCAGCGTCTTCACCGCCAGCGCCAGCAGACCGACGCTGACGGCCATCGCGGCCAGCGTCGCCACGCTAGGCAACAAACGCGTGAATCCGTCGGTGTACTTCAGCCCGACCGCCCACGCCACTTCAAACAAACCCGCCAATACCAGAATGATCCAGGCCATTGCCTCTTCCTTCGCGTTGCGGGGCCGTCCCCATCGATGGAATCCGCTGCGAGGTCGTCCACGCGCGGGGCCGGCTGTCGTTGCACATGGCTCGATGGCGCGGTGAACAAAAGAAAAAGCCGCTCCGTAAACCGGGAGCGGCTCGGCGACGGCTACCGCCGACTTAAACCAGCTTGCCGTGGCACTGCTTGTATTTCTTGCCGCTGCCGCATGGGCATGGATCGTTGCGGCCGACCTTCGGCAGACCGTTGACCAGCGGCTGTTCGCTGCTGCCATCGTTGCTGTCGGGGTTGGCGGTCGGCGCCAGCAATTCTTCCGGCGCTGCATCGGCGTCGAAATCGGCGTGCTGATAATGCACGTTTTCGACATGCGACTGGCCGAGGTTTTCTTCCGCAGCTTCGATTTCTTCGCGGCTTTGAATACGCACGGTCATGACGATCTTGATCACTTCGTTCTTGATCAGGTCGAGCATCTGGGCAAACAATTCAAATGCTTCGCGCTTGTATTCCTGCTTCGGATTCTTCTGTGCATAACCGCGCAGATGGATACCCTGACGCAGGTGATCCAGAGCAGCCAGATGTTCGCGCCAATGGCTGTCGATGCTTTGCAGCATGACGCTACGCTCGAAACCGCTGAATGCTTCCGTGCCGACCACATCCACCTTGGCGGCGTAGGTCGTCGCGGCTGCAGACAGAACGCGTTCCAGCAGTTCTTCTTCGGTCAGGTTAGGCTCGGCTTCCAAAATGCTGGTCAGCGGCACAGCAAGTTGCCATTCGTTGCTCAATGCAGCTTCCAGCGCCGGGATGTCCCATTGCTCTTCGACTGACTCTTCCGGCACATGGGTACGGAAGGCTTCGGTGAAGACGCCTTCACGCAGCGAGGTGATCATTTCCTCCATTTCGGCGGATTCCAGCAATTCATTACGTTGCTGATAGATGACCTTGCGCTGATCGTTGGCGACGTCGTCGTATTCCAGCAATTGCTTGCGGATGTCGAAGTTGCGCGCTTCCACCTTGCGCTGTGCCGACTCGATCGAGCGGGTAACAATACCGGCTTCGATCGGCTCGCCTTCCGGCATCTTCAGACGATCCATGATCGCGCGCACGCGGTCGCCGGCAAAAATGCGCAGCAGCGCGTCGTCCAGCGAGAGATAGAAACGCGAGGAGCCTGGGTCGCCCTGACGACCGGAACGGCCGCGCAACTGATTGTCGACGCGGCGGGATTCGTGACGCTCGGTACCGATGATGTGCAGACCGCCGGCACCGACCACATGGTCGTGCAGCGATTGCCATTCATCACGCAACTTTTGCGCTTGCGCCTCTTTGTCGGCATCCGACAAAGCCGCATCCGCTTCGATGATCTGGATTTGCTTCTCGACATTGCCGCCGAGAACGATGTCGGTACCGCGACCAGCCATGTTGGTGGCGATGGTGATCATCTTCGGACGACCGGCTTGCGCAATGATTTCCGCTTCGCGTGCATGTTGCTTCGCGTTGAGGACGTTATGCGGCAGCTTGGCTTGATTCAGAATGCCGGACAGCAGTTCGGAGTTCTCGATCGAGGTCGTACCGACCAGCACCGGTTGGCCGCGCTCGTAGCAATCCTGGATGTCCTTGACCATCGCCATGTACTTCTCTTGCGATGTCTTGTAGACCTGATCCTGACGGTCTTTACGTGCGCTTGGGCGGTTCGGCGGGATGACCACGGTTTCCAGATTGTAGATTTCCTGGAATTCGTAGGCTTCGGTATCGGCAGTACCGGTCATGCCGGACAGCTTGCCGTACATGCGGAAGTAGTTCTGGAACGTGATCGACGCCAGCGTCTGGTTCTCGTTCTGGATCTTGACCTTTTCCTTCGCTTCGACGGCTTGATGCAAGCCATCGGACCAGCGGCGGCCCGTCATCAGACGGCCGGTAAATTCATCGACGATCACGACTTCGCCGTTTTGCACCACGTATTGCTGATCCTTGTGATACAGCGTGTGGGCGCGCAAGGCGGCGTAGAGGTGATGCACCAGCGAGATGTTGGAAGCGTCGTACAGCGAAGCGCCTTCCGGCAGCAAGCCCATGCTGGTCAGGATTTGTTCGGCGTGCTCGTGACCGGCTTCGGTCAGCAGAACCTGATGGCCTTTTTCGTCCTTGGTGTAATCGCCGGGGACTTCAACCTTGCCTTTGCCGTCAGGGGTTTCTTCGCCGATTTGCAGCGTCAGCAGCGGTGGCACTTCGTTGATCTTGTGATACAGATCAGTATGGTTTTCAGCCTGGCCGGAAATGATCAGTGGCGTACGCGCTTCATCAATCAGGATCGAGTCGACTTCATCGACGATCGCAAAATTGAGGCCGCGCTGCACGCGATCACCTGCGTCAAACACCATGTTGTCGCGCAGGTAATCGAAACCGAATTCGTTGTTGGTGCCGTAGGTGATGTCGGAAGCGTAAGCACCTTGCTTGAGATCATGCTCCATCTGCGACAGGTTGATACCAGTCGTCAGTCCCAGCCAGCCATACAGCTTGCCCATCCACTCGGCATCACGCTGCGCCAGGTAATCATTGACAGTCACCACGTGCACACCCTTGCCCGACAAGGCATTCAGGTACGCAGGCAAGGTTGCCATCAGGGTTTTACCTTCGCCTGTGCGCATTTCGGCGATCTTGCCGAAGTGCAGCACCATGCCGCCGATCAGTTGCACATCGAAGTGGCGCATCTTGAGAACGCGCTTGCTGGCCTCGCGGCAGACAGCGAAAGCTTCCGGCAGGATGTCGTCCAGCTTGGCGCCGTCGGCCACGCGTTGCTTGAATTCAGGCGTCTTGGCTTGCAGCTCGGCATCCGACAGTTTCTCGATATCCGCCTCGAGCGCATTGATTTGGCGGACAATTTTTTGATATTGTTTGAGCAACCGCTGATTGCGGCTACCGAAAATCTGGGTCAGTAATGACATGCTTGGATTCTAAAAAAGCGCCGAAAAATGACTCTGCGCGGCAATTTTGCCCGCACGGAACCGGAATGAGGCCAATAAACCTTGGATTTTAGCATGCAAGCGCCCCGCTTCAGTGTTCCCACGGGGTGGATGCACGAGGACTCGTGCTCGCCGTCATTGCCGACCGACAAAAGCTTCCTCAAGGCAATAATCGACACGTCAACGCCAGATTACCTCCGGCTATGTCCGTTCGATCAGTTCACATACTGTCAATAGATTGGGCTGGGCTTTAAAGATTCAATATCGGCGACCGATTCCCGCCGACAATCGCAATCGCACGTGAGGCGATCAGTGTCCGGCGACGAACACCGGCGCCGCTTTGGGACCGCCTCCCGGACTGCCCAACGCAAGGAATTTACGCGGATCCTGCGCCACGCCACGGATGCGTACTTCGAAATGCAGGTGCGGCCCTGTCGAACGCCCGGTCGTGCCGATGTCGGCCACACGCTGGCCGCGTTTGACGATATCGCCCACTTTCACGTACAGCTGCGATGCATGCGCGTAGCGCGTGATGAGGTCATTGCCATGATCAATTTCCAGCATATTGCCGAACTGATAATGATATTCAGCGGCGATCACCACGCCTGCAGCCGCAGCAACGATGGGCGTACCGGTCGAGGCAGGAAAATCCAAACCTTCATGGAAAGCATTGTGTCCCGTAAAAGGATCCAGGCGCCAGCCGAAACTCGATGAGTTGTAGGCGACATTGACGGGTGGATTGGTGGGCAGCAGGCGCGACTTGATCTTGTCGGCCATGAGCGTGGACTCCACCGCATTCATGTAGTCTGAGCGATGCCCTACATCGACCGCCAGCGCATCGAGCATTTTTTGCAATTCGCCCATACCCAGCTCTTGTCCTGCGCCACCGATGGACGACACCTCCATACCACCGCGACCCGGTTTTTCCTTGAAATTGAATTCTTCAGGACGCACGCCGGCCAGACCTTGCACGCGTTCACCGAGGGCATCAAGGCGCATCAGTTGCGCCTGCATTTCACCCAGTTTCACCGCCATGACGGCGAGGTTTTCCTTGAGATATTTGTCTTTGCGATCATCTTCTTGCTGCGTCATCGACACCAGCAGTTTGTGCAGCATCGGTGAGCTTTCGCCATCGGCCGCATTGCGCAAAACGAGATAAGACAATGCAGCCGCCGAGACGGCAATGCTGATCACCAGAAAAAGCAGTACTGCAATGACATGTTTGGAAGTCAGCGTGACTGACCGTGCGCGCGTAAAGCGCGGGTGCAGCAGAATAATTTGCATCTTTACTCCTTTGACTCTCATCCTCTTCGGATGAGATGTGATAAGGTTTAAAGATGAAGTCTCGCTCCACATTTACCCCTTATCGCCGTGGTCCGTCGGCTGCGCAACTGATGCGCAAGCCGCGGGACGCGACAGATTTTTTGACGTCGGATAATGCAATGGCAACGTTGATGCCTGCCATTACCCGGATGGCGGCGCTGCAAAAAAGCTGCGCCGCGATTCTGCCGGCTATTTTCAAATCGTGCGACGTCATGAACTTCGAAGGCGGCCAGTTGGTATTGAGCATGCCCAATGCGGCGCTGGCCGCGAAGCTCAAACAACAATTGCCGAAGTTGCAAGAACGTCTGCTAAAAGATGGATGGCAGGTTAATGCAATCCGGATCAAAGTACAAGTTGGCAAAAACTATGTCGTTCCGCCGGTCGAGCGCCGGGTACTGACTTTGTCCACCGCAGCAGTCACCTCATTTGCAGAACTGAACGAAGCGCTGGAAGATTCAAAACAGAATCAGGCGCTCAAAACTGCACTGGCGAACATGGTACGCCGCAATACCGGCGTCAAATAGAAAGAGAACAGAAAGAAACCCGGCCTTGTTCTTGCTCTGGCGAAAGAGATGTTCTCCAGAGTCGCCCGGTGCAGCAAAGGCTGCATTGGCGAATGTATCGGGTAGTTGTCAGACGAAATTCGGACTAAATACTGCGCCCAAAACCAGGCTTTAGACCTTGCCTGGCTTCAGACTCCGCTTAGTTAAGCGCCCACTCCTGCTTGGCCTGCATCACATACGTCTGTGGCGCCGACTCCAGCGTGTCAAAAGTAACGATATCGTAGGCATCCGGCTGATCCAGCAAAGCGCGCAAGAGCTGGTTGTTCATACCGTGACCGGACTTGTGGGCGTTATAACTGGCCAGCAAGGGGTGACCGATCAGGTAAAGATCACCGATGGCATCGAGGATCTTGTGACGCACGAACTCATTGTCGTAGCGCAGGCCGTCTGCGTTGAGAATGCGGTATTCGTCCATCACAATCGCATTTTCGAACGAGCCGCCACGCGCCAGGCCCATGCCGCGCAAGGTTTCCACATCTTGCATGAAACCGAAGGTACGCGCCCGCGCGATTTCCTTCACGTAGGACTCGATGGCGAAATCGACTTCGGCCGTTTGTCCGGTGCCGTCGACCGCCGGGTGATTAAATTCGATGAAGAACTTTAGTTTGAAACCGTTGTAAGGCTCGAGACGCGCCCACTTTTCCTTGTCGCCCTGACCTTCACGCACTTCCACCGGCTTTTTGACACGGATAAATTTCTTCGGCGAGTTTTGCTCCTGCAGACCCGCTTGCTGCAGCAGGAACACGAACGAAGACGCCGAACCATCCATGATGGGAATTTCTTCGGCGGTCAGATCGATGTACAGATTGTCGATGCCGAGACCAGCGCAAGCCGATAGCAGATGTTCAACGGTCGAGACGCGCGCACCGTCCTTCGACAGCACCGAGGCCATGCGGGTGTCGCCCACGCCGGTGGCCGACGCGGGGAATTCCACGACAGGATCAAGGTCGATGCGGCGGAAAACAATCCCGGTATCGACAGCAGCCGGACGCAGGGTCAGTTCCACCTTGGTGCCGGAATGCAAACCGACGCCGACGGTCTGGACGAGATTTTTAATGGTGCGCTGTTTTAACATCCCGCCATTATAGCCAAGATGGCATCGGGCCTGCTGCCGGCATGCGGACTGTTGCAAAAAAGTTCCCGCACTGCAAAAGAAGGTAAAAAGCGCGGAAACAGCCCTTTCGGACCGCCTTCCGCGCCTTTTTTGGTACTCGTCCGGGGTGAATCAGTCCGGGACTGATCCACCCGAACAGGTACAGATCAACCGTGCTTAGCCGAGTTGGCCCAACAGTGTTTCTGCGTTGGAGACTTCAAACTTGCCCGGTGCTTCCAGATTCAATTGCTTGACCACACCGTCTTCCAGCAGCATCGAATAACGCTGCGAACGTACGCCCATGCCCTTTTCAGTCAGGTCGAATTCCAGGCCCACGGCCTTGGTGAAAGTCGCGCTACCGTCAGCCAGCATGCGCACCACGCCGGTTGCCTTTTGATCGCGGCCCCATGCGCCCATCACGAACGCGTCGTTGACCGAGATGCACCAGATTTCATCAACGCCCTTGGCCTTGAATTGAGCAGCGTGCTGGATGTAGCCCGGCACATGCTTGGCGGAACAGGTCGGAGTAAAAGCGCCAGGCAATGCAAACAAGGCAATCTTCTTACCCTTGACCAGATCGGACACCTTGAATGTGTTCGGGCCGAGCGAGCAACCTTCGGTTTCGGTCTCGATGAATTCAGCCAGTGCGGCTTCCGGCAGGCGATCGCCAACTTTAATGGTCATGATGATTTCCTTCTTGTGAGTAATTCAATAATTCGGGAATGCTCGGTCTGCTCTGCCCGATGCATCTGTGCAGGCAGACGAAAAAACGCCGCGCACAAAGGCGCGGCGCGCAGGCGATAGTATGCCTGTTTATGACCAAGGTTGCTGCCTGCCGAAACAGGCAGCAATCCGAAGTCAACTTTGCTTATGCTGCCAACTTAGTCAGCTTGCTCAGTCAGCCTGTTTGCGCAGGAAAGCCGGAATGTCATACGTTTCCATGCCATTCTTTTCCAGCGCACGCACAGTGTCGGAAGCCGACTCGCGACGCCATACCGCCGGCGCCTTCATGCCACCGAAAGCTGCGCCGGTTTGCGCGCCGCCGTGGGTGCCATTGTTCATCGTACCGGTGCCGGCCATCATCGGCTCATTGTGCGTACCGGTGCGCAGCATTGGCGTCTGCACCAATTGCACCGACTTGCGGCTGCGGCCCAGACCAGTTGCCACGACAGTCACGCGGATGTCGTCGCCCATGGTGTCGTCGTAGGCGATACCTTG
This genomic interval carries:
- the zapD gene encoding cell division protein ZapD; protein product: MIVYEYPFNERIRTLLRLEDLHEKFVFFLHQESPLQHHVALSTIFEMLEVAGRADLKSDLLQELERQKQILLAYQSNPNVEPDMLNAILGEVDRACIALAASQGRTGQNIRENEWLMSIRGRTIIPGGACEFDLPSYYAWQQRTAEQRFNDISNWFAPLVPLFDAVTIVMRLLRESGHAVKINADGGSYQQMLQGKIYQMLRLVLDEELGAIPEISANKYMLWVRFTSQDGDMKPKAFEGEVPFELALCGF
- the yacG gene encoding DNA gyrase inhibitor YacG, with amino-acid sequence MATIVDCPTCGTKVEWTEKNKFRPFCSERCKQIDLGAWAEEKYAIPAVNLPQEQDEDNSSVQ
- a CDS encoding NUDIX domain-containing protein — translated: MTVASEITAAPVAAPIDVAVGILMKPNGDVLLGQRPEGKPYAGYWEFPGGKVEADESILDALKREFLEELGIEVISAEPWCGVQHVYPHAHVRLHFYISREWRGEPQSLEGQAFAWQGSVDVEPLLPATIPLIEWIDKLRLPL
- a CDS encoding ATP-binding protein; the encoded protein is MTQLDQFLQRAEALLERIESILPQSAASVEWDKGVAFRWRRRNGNGAGYLQSVGHISAISLADLHNIGPQKEQIDQNTKQFVDGRPANNVLLTGARGTGKSSLIKACLNQYADRGLRLIEVDKDDLHDLPDIVDLVSARSERFIIFCDDLSFEEGESGYKALKVALDGSIAAQSDNVLIYATSNRRHLMPERMSDNSTYTHTDDGDLHPGETVEEKISLSERFGLWVTFYPFKQDDYLDIVAHWLRHFGCDAAQIEEARGDALRWALQRSSRSGRVAWQFSKDYAGKLKA
- the argJ gene encoding bifunctional glutamate N-acetyltransferase/amino-acid acetyltransferase ArgJ — translated: MAVNSPLPVSADLKPVAGIELGYAEAGVRKANRKDLLVMKLAPTATVAGVFTLNRFCAAPVQVCKTHLAQVSDAAPIRALVINTGNANAGTGEEGLARANATCAELASLLGVKPEQILPFSTGVILEPLPIDRIKAGLPAAISNLKTDNWFNAAESIMTTDTQPKAASRTLTIGGKQVVMTGISKGAGMIKPNMATMLGYLAFDAKVPQALLNQLVKDAADQSFNCITIDGDTSTNDSFMLIATGAGELEITSADSAEYKELAVAVNALSQNLAHQIIRDGEGATKFIEITVEDGKNVEECRKIAYSIGHSPLVKTAFFASDPNLGRILAAIGYAGVDDLDVSKLNLYLDDVWVAKNGGRNPDYKEEDGQRVMKKSEIVVRVKLARGTAKASVWTCDLSHDYVTINADYRS
- a CDS encoding DUF2272 domain-containing protein, whose amino-acid sequence is MTKKATMRLPRTSSRLLAATALLLTLAACGTTPVSTPPASALVLRQDAPPRAALLAAAETEWMFFDRQQIDMRGDVLSAPRLGLLEDEGEAVQRIGLYWQAVGKSYTGADTQQAWSAAFISYLMQTAGVSPDDFLFSDVHFNYLSFLKARQSQPAPLFVLHPAATEPIAPGDLICARRDSNSTATLEDIRPGLPGHCDLVYEIHPERGWAGVIGGNVFNSVSESLIPIDANARLLPLARRPWFVVVKNLMP
- the sugE gene encoding quaternary ammonium compound efflux SMR transporter SugE produces the protein MAWIILVLAGLFEVAWAVGLKYTDGFTRLLPSVATLAAMAVSVGLLALAVKTLPLSTAYAIWTGIGAVGAVILGIVLFHESASPARLACLALIIVGIIGLKVVSPE
- the secA gene encoding preprotein translocase subunit SecA, encoding MSLLTQIFGSRNQRLLKQYQKIVRQINALEADIEKLSDAELQAKTPEFKQRVADGAKLDDILPEAFAVCREASKRVLKMRHFDVQLIGGMVLHFGKIAEMRTGEGKTLMATLPAYLNALSGKGVHVVTVNDYLAQRDAEWMGKLYGWLGLTTGINLSQMEHDLKQGAYASDITYGTNNEFGFDYLRDNMVFDAGDRVQRGLNFAIVDEVDSILIDEARTPLIISGQAENHTDLYHKINEVPPLLTLQIGEETPDGKGKVEVPGDYTKDEKGHQVLLTEAGHEHAEQILTSMGLLPEGASLYDASNISLVHHLYAALRAHTLYHKDQQYVVQNGEVVIVDEFTGRLMTGRRWSDGLHQAVEAKEKVKIQNENQTLASITFQNYFRMYGKLSGMTGTADTEAYEFQEIYNLETVVIPPNRPSARKDRQDQVYKTSQEKYMAMVKDIQDCYERGQPVLVGTTSIENSELLSGILNQAKLPHNVLNAKQHAREAEIIAQAGRPKMITIATNMAGRGTDIVLGGNVEKQIQIIEADAALSDADKEAQAQKLRDEWQSLHDHVVGAGGLHIIGTERHESRRVDNQLRGRSGRQGDPGSSRFYLSLDDALLRIFAGDRVRAIMDRLKMPEGEPIEAGIVTRSIESAQRKVEARNFDIRKQLLEYDDVANDQRKVIYQQRNELLESAEMEEMITSLREGVFTEAFRTHVPEESVEEQWDIPALEAALSNEWQLAVPLTSILEAEPNLTEEELLERVLSAAATTYAAKVDVVGTEAFSGFERSVMLQSIDSHWREHLAALDHLRQGIHLRGYAQKNPKQEYKREAFELFAQMLDLIKNEVIKIVMTVRIQSREEIEAAEENLGQSHVENVHYQHADFDADAAPEELLAPTANPDSNDGSSEQPLVNGLPKVGRNDPCPCGSGKKYKQCHGKLV
- a CDS encoding M23 family metallopeptidase, giving the protein MQIILLHPRFTRARSVTLTSKHVIAVLLFLVISIAVSAAALSYLVLRNAADGESSPMLHKLLVSMTQQEDDRKDKYLKENLAVMAVKLGEMQAQLMRLDALGERVQGLAGVRPEEFNFKEKPGRGGMEVSSIGGAGQELGMGELQKMLDALAVDVGHRSDYMNAVESTLMADKIKSRLLPTNPPVNVAYNSSSFGWRLDPFTGHNAFHEGLDFPASTGTPIVAAAAGVVIAAEYHYQFGNMLEIDHGNDLITRYAHASQLYVKVGDIVKRGQRVADIGTTGRSTGPHLHFEVRIRGVAQDPRKFLALGSPGGGPKAAPVFVAGH
- a CDS encoding DciA family protein gives rise to the protein MATLMPAITRMAALQKSCAAILPAIFKSCDVMNFEGGQLVLSMPNAALAAKLKQQLPKLQERLLKDGWQVNAIRIKVQVGKNYVVPPVERRVLTLSTAAVTSFAELNEALEDSKQNQALKTALANMVRRNTGVK